Sequence from the Sphingomicrobium clamense genome:
CGAAGAGAAACGAGTTCGGGGACATCCAACACATGATTTTGACCTGCCCATCCTGCGATACCCGCTATGTCGTGAAGGACGGCGCCATCCCGCCGCAGGGCCGCAAGGTGCGCTGCGCCAATTGCAGCGAGAGCTGGTTCGAGGCCGGCGAGGCCGAACCCGAAGCAGTAGCGCCGGAGCCCGAGCCCGCCGAGCAAGGCACGCCGCCTGCCGAGGGCCCGCCGGCCGAAGAACCGGTCGTTGACGAGACGCCGCCCGACCCGGCCTTCGCTGGAAGTTTCGACGACTTCGGGGGCGAGCAGGTCCCCGGGATCCCCGAGGTGCCCGAAGAAGAGGCGGTGCCGCCACCGCCCGCGGCGCCGGTCACGGAGCAACGCGATCCTTTCGCCAAGTCCGAGCCGCGCAAGCAGCCGGTGACGCTGGGCGACGAGCCGGTCGAACCCGAAGTTGCCGAAGCGGTCGAGGCGCAGGCTGCCGGACAGCATGTCGAGATTGTCGAGGAAGCCACGCCTGCGGGCGAGCCCGAACAGATCGAGACGCCCGAGGACATCGCCTTCGCCAATCCGATCCCCGACGACTATGACGTCGATGACGAGCCCGATCGCGGATGGGTGAAGTGGGTTGTCGGCCTGCTCGTGATCGCCGCGGCGGCGGCCGCCTTCTATCTCTATGCACCCGCGCAGTGGAAAGCGTCGCTCGGGCTGGCTGAAGTGGAGCAGGAATCACCGCTCGAAGTCATGCTGACCTCGAACGATCGCCAGATTCTCGAGAGCGGCAACGAGCTTCTTACCATCTCTGGCCGGGTCATCAACTCGGGCGAAGAGGAACAGCGCGTGCCGCCGATCGAGGCGATCCTGCGCGATCCCGAAGGCACGATCGTCTTTTCCTGGACCATTCCGCCGCCGGCACGCACGCTCGCGCCGGGCGACAGCGCCAGCTTCAACAGCGCGCAGACCGACATTCCGCAGGGCGCGGATCGCCTGACGGTCCAGCTCGCCGAGGTCGGCGCCTAACGCCTATTCGAATTCGATGAGCTCGGCCTGTCGCCGTTCGCCATCGCGATCGGTCAGCCAGGCCTTGCGCTTGAGCGCGCCGGGCACCGTCCCGTCGAACGCTTCGCGCGTCAGTCGGAACGAGCGGACGATGCGTACGCTGGCGCTGCCAGTCGAGCGCTCGATCTGGGGCCGCGCGCGACGCTCGCGCGCCACATCCGC
This genomic interval carries:
- a CDS encoding zinc-ribbon domain-containing protein, which codes for MILTCPSCDTRYVVKDGAIPPQGRKVRCANCSESWFEAGEAEPEAVAPEPEPAEQGTPPAEGPPAEEPVVDETPPDPAFAGSFDDFGGEQVPGIPEVPEEEAVPPPPAAPVTEQRDPFAKSEPRKQPVTLGDEPVEPEVAEAVEAQAAGQHVEIVEEATPAGEPEQIETPEDIAFANPIPDDYDVDDEPDRGWVKWVVGLLVIAAAAAAFYLYAPAQWKASLGLAEVEQESPLEVMLTSNDRQILESGNELLTISGRVINSGEEEQRVPPIEAILRDPEGTIVFSWTIPPPARTLAPGDSASFNSAQTDIPQGADRLTVQLAEVGA